From Rutidosis leptorrhynchoides isolate AG116_Rl617_1_P2 chromosome 3, CSIRO_AGI_Rlap_v1, whole genome shotgun sequence, a single genomic window includes:
- the LOC139899560 gene encoding probable calcium-binding protein CML44 translates to MSSLSYNDVYRFYKKLDQNRDGHGLMSSNELQWFLDTMEVSSTVDELQFLTEKTSLSFPEFLVFYNNITKDATQGDHNESDSDLLKAFEVFDKNRDGFISNEELEEALSSLGLRDRKENMDVKL, encoded by the coding sequence ATGTCTTCTCTTAGCTACAATGACGTTTATCGTTTTTATAAGAAACTCGATCAGAACAGAGATGGCCATGGCCTTATGAGCTCCAACGAGCTTCAATGGTTTCTTGATACAATGGAAGTTTCTTCAACTGTTGATGAGCTACAATTCTTAACCGAAAAAACTAGTCTTAGTTTTCCCGAGTTTTTAGTGTTTTATAATAACATTACAAAAGATGCAACACAAGGAGATCATAATGAATCGGATAGTGATCTTTTAAAGGCGTTTGAGGTGTTTGATAAGAACCGTGACGGTTTCATTAGCAACGAGGAACTTGAAGAGGCGTTATCGAGCTTAGGATTACGGGACCGCAAAGAGAATATGGATGTTAAATTATGA